One part of the Phragmites australis chromosome 3, lpPhrAust1.1, whole genome shotgun sequence genome encodes these proteins:
- the LOC133911951 gene encoding U-box domain-containing protein 75-like, protein MPQYQELPCGGQVLDIDTALKDGILGGALEPGDAAAGDAGKQPVELRKMMDELDAAGDGGGDEAVPAVFICPISLEPMVDPVTLCTGQTYERDNISRWLALGHRTCPTTMQELWDDALTPNATLRQLIAAWFSRRYTRFKKRSADFHGRAADLIHGLRGTAVPKRQPLKGQARVAALRELRTLAATHQSVTKAIAAAGGVTLLTSLLGPFTSHAVGSEAVAILVSGVPLDSDAKGALMQPAKVSLVVDMLNEGAADTKINCVRLIRILMDERGFRPETVASLSLLVGVMRLIRDKRHPDGVAAGLELLNSICAVHRPARSMIASIGAVSQLVELLPELATECVEPALDILDALSGIQEGRTALKDCPRTIPNAVRLLMRVSEPCTRRALSMLWTVCRMAPEECAPAAVEAGLAAKLLLVIQSGCTPELKQKASELLKLCRLNYTDTLFISKCKLTRTIQ, encoded by the coding sequence ATGCCGCAGTACCAGGAGCTGCCCTGCGGCGGGCAGGTGCTCGACATCGACACGGCGCTCAAGGACGGCATCCTCGGGGGCGCCCTTGAGCCAGGGGATGCGGCGGCGGGGGATGCCGGGAAGCAGccggtggagctgaggaagatgatGGACGAGCTGGACGCCGCGGGGGACGGCGGCGGGGACGAGGCGGTGCCGGCGGTGTTTATCTGCCCGATCTCGCTGGAGCCCATGGTGGATCCGGTGACCCTGTGCACGGGGCAGACGTACGAGCGGGACAACATCTCGCGGTGGCTGGCGCTGGGCCACCGGACCTGCCCGACCACGATGCAGGAGCTCTGGGACGACGCGCTCACCCCCAACGCCACGCTCCGCCAGCTCATCGCCGCCTGGTTCTCACGCCGCTACACCCGCTTCAAGAAGCGCTCCGCTGATTTCCACGGCCGCGCCGCTGACCTCATCCACGGTCTCCGGGGCACGGCGGTTCCCAAGAGGCAGCCCCTCAAGGGCCAGGCCCGCGTCGCCGCGCTCCGGGAGCTGCGCACCCTCGCCGCCACCCACCAGTCTGTCACCAAGGCCATCGCCGCGGCAGGCGGCGTGACCCTGTTGACCTCGCTGCTTGGCCCCTTCACGTCCCACGCCGTGGGGTCCGAGGCAGTCGCCATTCTTGTCAGCGGCGTGCCCCTCGACTCCGACGCCAAGGGCGCGCTCATGCAGCCTGCCAAGGTGTCGCTCGTGGTTGACATGCTCAACGAGGGCGCGGCGGACACCAAGATCAACTGTGTCCGCCTCATCCGCATTCTCATGGATGAGAGAGGTTTCCGGCCGGAGACGGTGGCGAGCTTGAGCCTCTTGGTTGGTGTCATGCGCCTCATCCGAGACAAGAGGCATCCGGACGGTGTGGCTGCGGGGCTCGAGCTTCTAAATTCGATTTGTGCCGTGCACCGGCCGGCGAGGAGTATGATTGCTAGCATTGGTGCAGTGTCGCAGCTGGTGGAGTTGTTGCCGGAGCTGGCAACGGAATGTGTTGAGCCTGCCTTGGACATCTTGGACGCCCTCTCTGGAATCCAAGAAGGCAGGACGGCCCTAAAGGATTGCCCACGGACAATACCAAATGCCGTCCGCTTGCTGATGAGAGTTTCAGAACCGTGCACGCGGCGGGCGCTGTCCATGCTGTGGACGGTATGTCGGATGGCGCCTGAAGAGTGTGCGCCAGCTGCCGTGGAGGCTGGTTTGGCCGCCAAGCTTCTACTGGTCATCCAAAGTGGTTGTACGCCGGAGCTAAAGCAGAAAGCATCTGAGTTGCTCAAGCTGTGCAGACTCAACTACACTGACACCCTCTTCATCTCCAAGTGCAAGCTCACAAGGACAATTCAGTGA